Proteins encoded together in one Anoxybacillus flavithermus window:
- a CDS encoding DMT family transporter, whose protein sequence is MTNMKAYIALIIGALSISTSAIFVKFTDAPSSVIAFYRLFFAVVFMTPLFAVRHVKEMKLMNKKDWAFAVLSGALLAFHFILWFESLRYTSVASSVVLVTLQPIFAFVGVFFFFKEKITMSEWVSALLAILGSVVISWGDFRVSGEALYGDMLALIACAMVTGYWLVGQHLRKQFSLITYTYIVYGIASIVLGGYVALFRYSFFSYDREDWLYFILLAVIPTLFGHSLFNWAMKWVNAAMVSMAILLEPIGAIILAYIWLDEKVYLSQAIGSFFIIVGIGAYMFGKHVKRIKKNSCV, encoded by the coding sequence ATGACGAACATGAAGGCGTATATCGCACTAATTATTGGGGCGCTTTCTATTTCTACATCAGCTATTTTTGTTAAATTTACAGATGCCCCGTCGTCTGTCATTGCATTTTATCGTCTCTTTTTTGCGGTCGTTTTCATGACCCCATTGTTTGCTGTAAGACATGTAAAGGAAATGAAGTTAATGAATAAAAAGGACTGGGCTTTCGCGGTGTTGTCTGGTGCGTTACTTGCCTTCCATTTTATTCTTTGGTTTGAATCGCTTCGTTACACATCTGTTGCAAGCTCCGTTGTTTTAGTTACGCTACAACCGATATTTGCTTTTGTAGGTGTTTTTTTCTTTTTTAAAGAAAAGATTACAATGAGTGAATGGGTTAGTGCGCTACTTGCGATTTTAGGTAGTGTCGTTATTAGTTGGGGTGATTTTCGGGTAAGTGGCGAAGCGCTTTATGGTGATATGCTTGCATTAATTGCATGTGCTATGGTAACAGGTTATTGGCTAGTTGGTCAACATTTACGAAAGCAATTTTCTCTAATTACGTATACGTACATTGTCTACGGAATTGCTTCGATCGTGTTAGGTGGATATGTGGCGTTATTTCGTTATTCATTTTTTTCGTATGATAGAGAAGATTGGTTGTATTTTATTTTGTTAGCTGTTATTCCAACGTTGTTTGGTCATTCTCTTTTTAATTGGGCGATGAAATGGGTAAATGCAGCAATGGTGTCGATGGCTATTTTACTTGAGCCAATTGGAGCGATCATATTGGCTTATATATGGTTAGATGAGAAAGTTTATTTGTCACAAGCAATCGGCTCTTTTTTTATTATTGTCGGAATAGGAGCGTATATGTTCGGGAAGCATGTAAAAAGAATTAAAAAAAATAGTTGCGTTTAA
- a CDS encoding MgtC/SapB family protein — translation MDAHVLMKLGISAVLGLIIGLERELKRKPVGLKTCLAISIVSCLLTIVSIESAYTFPKSDHINMDPLRLAAQIVSGIGFLGAGVILRRGNDSISGLTTAALIWGAAGVGIAVGANFYIEAILCVAFLIASVELIPLVTTVFGPKQLREKELSVKLIVLDATKISEVIDAIKQKNIRIKTVRIKDLDNGNHFVELKVSVDQKQATTDVYEFIHQIPSIRSVDIENI, via the coding sequence ATGGACGCTCATGTGCTCATGAAACTCGGAATCTCTGCTGTTCTAGGGCTCATCATTGGCCTAGAACGAGAATTAAAACGAAAGCCGGTCGGCCTTAAAACATGTCTTGCCATTTCGATTGTAAGTTGTTTGTTAACGATCGTTTCGATTGAATCAGCATATACGTTTCCAAAAAGCGATCATATAAATATGGATCCGCTTCGCCTCGCTGCACAAATTGTATCTGGCATCGGTTTTCTTGGTGCAGGTGTTATCCTCCGACGCGGAAACGACAGCATTTCAGGTTTAACAACTGCCGCGCTTATTTGGGGAGCAGCCGGCGTTGGAATTGCTGTTGGTGCAAATTTTTATATCGAAGCCATTTTGTGCGTAGCTTTTCTGATCGCTAGCGTTGAGCTCATCCCTCTTGTAACAACCGTCTTCGGACCAAAACAACTGAGAGAAAAAGAACTTTCTGTCAAACTGATTGTATTAGATGCAACAAAAATTTCAGAAGTAATCGACGCTATTAAACAAAAAAATATTCGCATCAAAACTGTCCGCATTAAAGATTTAGACAACGGAAACCACTTTGTTGAGCTAAAGGTATCCGTTGATCAAAAGCAGGCAACGACAGATGTATACGAATTTATCCATCAAATTCCTTCTATTCGGAGCGTCGATATTGAGAATATTTAA
- a CDS encoding MerR family transcriptional regulator has translation MLKIGELAELAGVSKRTIDYYTQLGLLEPVRSETNYRYYPEESIEHLQLIHALKKQHLTLEEIRERLQLMKKQPAPMNEIIDKIEHLQEQMQHIQEEVLELKPLLKQLNEQQIKMMTKPLTQQGYALLHSLGILLGGNPFIYDFLSRK, from the coding sequence TTGCTTAAAATTGGTGAACTTGCAGAATTAGCTGGTGTTTCCAAACGAACCATTGATTATTATACGCAGTTAGGATTGCTTGAGCCCGTTCGTTCTGAGACCAATTATCGCTATTATCCTGAAGAGAGTATTGAGCATTTACAGTTAATCCATGCATTAAAGAAACAGCATTTAACTCTCGAGGAAATAAGAGAGCGCCTGCAGCTTATGAAAAAACAGCCTGCTCCGATGAATGAAATTATCGATAAAATTGAGCATCTTCAAGAACAAATGCAGCATATTCAAGAAGAAGTGCTGGAATTAAAGCCGTTGCTCAAACAATTAAATGAACAACAGATCAAGATGATGACAAAACCATTGACCCAGCAAGGTTACGCATTGCTACATTCATTAGGGATATTGCTTGGTGGAAATCCTTTTATATATGATTTTCTTTCAAGGAAATAG
- a CDS encoding hemolysin family protein, whose amino-acid sequence MEIVNLLMVGILIALTAFFVASEFAIVKVRRTRIDQLVAEGNRSAMAAKRVISNLDEYLSACQLGITITALGLGWLGEPTVEHLLRPVFEQMNLNESVASLLSFAIAFVAITYLHVVVGELAPKTLAIQKAETITLLCSRPLIFFYKIMYPFIWVLNGSARVIIGLFGLRPASEHEVAHSEEELRLILSESYKSGEINPSEYKYVNNIFEFDNRIAKEIMVPRTEIVALDKNDSIADILEIMRKEKYTRYPVIDGDKDHIVGMVNIKEILTDCIRNPQAIEKKLDDYIRPIIQVIESIPIHDLFVKMQRERVHMAILVDEYGGTAGLVTVEDILEEIVGEIQDEFDIDEVPMIRKVNEHTTIVDGKVLIEEVNDLLGTDIDDTDVDTIGGWILTEKFDIQQGEILSYGDYEFKVLKMEGRHVQLVEITKRVKTPLLTVQEEAETK is encoded by the coding sequence TTGGAGATAGTTAATTTACTGATGGTTGGCATTTTAATTGCCTTGACGGCGTTTTTTGTTGCATCAGAATTTGCCATTGTCAAAGTGCGCCGTACACGGATTGATCAGCTCGTGGCCGAAGGAAATCGAAGCGCCATGGCTGCAAAAAGAGTCATCAGCAATTTAGATGAATATTTATCAGCTTGCCAGCTTGGTATCACCATCACTGCACTAGGGCTTGGTTGGCTTGGGGAACCAACGGTGGAACATTTGCTTCGTCCTGTATTTGAGCAAATGAATTTGAATGAGTCTGTAGCATCTCTTCTTTCTTTTGCGATTGCGTTTGTGGCGATTACCTATTTGCACGTAGTTGTCGGTGAATTAGCGCCTAAAACATTGGCGATTCAAAAAGCGGAAACCATTACGTTGTTATGTTCAAGACCTTTAATCTTTTTCTACAAAATCATGTATCCGTTTATTTGGGTATTGAACGGATCAGCACGTGTCATCATCGGATTATTTGGACTAAGACCGGCATCCGAACACGAAGTCGCCCATTCTGAGGAAGAGTTGCGGCTTATTTTATCTGAAAGTTATAAGAGCGGAGAAATTAATCCGTCGGAGTATAAATACGTAAACAATATTTTTGAGTTTGACAATCGGATTGCCAAAGAAATTATGGTGCCGCGCACAGAAATTGTCGCATTAGATAAAAACGATTCAATCGCGGACATTTTGGAAATTATGAGGAAAGAAAAATATACACGCTATCCTGTTATAGACGGCGATAAAGACCATATTGTTGGGATGGTGAACATAAAGGAAATATTAACGGATTGTATTCGAAATCCACAAGCGATTGAAAAGAAGTTAGATGATTATATTCGTCCAATCATACAAGTAATTGAATCGATCCCTATTCATGACTTGTTCGTAAAAATGCAGCGAGAACGAGTCCATATGGCGATTTTAGTTGACGAATATGGCGGAACAGCTGGACTTGTGACGGTTGAAGATATATTGGAGGAAATCGTCGGTGAAATTCAAGATGAGTTTGATATTGATGAAGTTCCGATGATTCGCAAAGTGAACGAGCATACTACCATTGTTGATGGAAAAGTGTTGATTGAAGAGGTAAACGATTTACTTGGAACGGATATCGATGATACCGATGTCGATACGATTGGCGGTTGGATTTTAACGGAGAAATTTGATATTCAACAAGGTGAGATTCTCTCCTACGGTGATTATGAATTTAAGGTATTAAAAATGGAAGGTCGCCATGTCCAATTGGTTGAAATCACGAAGCGTGTAAAAACTCCTTTACTTACCGTACAAGAAGAAGCGGAAACAAAATAA